From Novosphingobium decolorationis, one genomic window encodes:
- a CDS encoding site-2 protease family protein, which yields MELTALQMAAIPLPLILAIVFHEVSHGAVARLLGDPTAHAAGRLTLNPLRHVDPVGTLLVPGFLALVHAPVFGWARPVPVNKRRLNHPRRDMMLVAAAGPGSNLVLAALSAVLFGLLARFLPEEGGGVSEFAALSLTLFIQFNVFLALFNLLPVPPFDGSHIVEGLLPPPAARVYARARPFSLGLMFLILLGVPYVFPDWNIVERVVVPPFLWVMEQFFALAQAVAGLSG from the coding sequence ATGGAACTTACAGCTTTGCAGATGGCGGCGATCCCTCTGCCACTGATCCTCGCCATCGTCTTTCACGAAGTCTCGCACGGCGCCGTGGCGCGCCTGCTCGGCGATCCCACGGCGCACGCGGCCGGGCGCCTGACGCTGAACCCGCTGCGCCATGTCGATCCGGTGGGGACCCTGCTGGTGCCGGGCTTCCTGGCGCTGGTCCACGCGCCGGTCTTCGGGTGGGCGCGGCCGGTTCCGGTGAACAAGCGCCGCCTGAACCATCCGCGCCGCGACATGATGCTGGTGGCCGCGGCAGGCCCGGGGAGCAACCTGGTGCTGGCCGCGCTTTCGGCGGTGCTGTTCGGCCTCCTCGCCCGTTTCCTGCCCGAAGAGGGTGGCGGTGTGAGCGAGTTCGCCGCGCTCAGCCTGACGCTGTTCATCCAGTTCAACGTCTTTCTGGCGCTTTTCAACCTGCTGCCTGTGCCGCCCTTCGATGGCTCGCACATCGTCGAGGGCCTGCTGCCCCCGCCCGCCGCGCGCGTCTATGCCCGGGCGCGGCCCTTCAGCCTGGGGCTCATGTTCCTGATCCTGCTCGGCGTGCCCTATGTCTTTCCCGACTGGAACATCGTCGAGCGGGTGGTTGTCCCGCCCTTCCTGTGGGTGATGGAGCAGTTCTTCGCCCTGGCGCAGGCGGTGGCGGGGCTGAGCGGCTAG